The Erythrobacter insulae genome window below encodes:
- a CDS encoding amidohydrolase has translation MRFASCTLTAIAAYAALAAVPAAADTLVDNVDGITVDQDGEVIRFTGLVFDDEGKVRDVLMRGDDRPDDVDFALDGKGRVMLPGMIDAHAHVMGIGFGALLLDLSDTTSLEGALAKIDAFAKDNPGRPWILGRGWNQEKWGLGRFPTAEELDAIVSDRPVWLQRVDGHASWANTAAMERAGVTAADKDPVGGRIIRKAGSREPAGVFVDAAEALVNKVVPEPRPEDRDAALAKAQEILLSNGITAVADMGTSIEDWQTFRRAGDLGALNVRIMSYATDGDTMELIAGPGPTPWLYEDKLRMGGIKLYLDGALGSRGAILKQPYADEPQTRGLPLLTPAQLRNLMSRAALDNFQTAIHAIGDAANSDVLLAIEELSGTYTGDRRWRVEHAQIIDPAELAEFGKHGIIASMQPLHQTSDRTMAEARLGPDRLDGAYAWRSVLKVGGKLAFGSDAPVEPTDAFAGFAVAISRTDSDGQPFGGWLPSETVSREAALKAFTADAAYAGFADGHFGRLIPGERADFLFVDRDPMLASPTAIRDTRILEVWVGGKRMR, from the coding sequence ATGCGTTTTGCTTCTTGTACCCTCACAGCGATTGCTGCCTATGCCGCTTTGGCCGCCGTGCCCGCAGCCGCAGACACGCTGGTGGACAATGTCGATGGCATCACAGTTGATCAGGACGGCGAGGTCATCCGCTTTACCGGTCTGGTGTTTGATGACGAAGGCAAGGTGCGCGATGTCTTAATGCGCGGCGATGACCGGCCAGATGATGTCGATTTCGCGCTTGATGGCAAAGGCCGCGTCATGCTGCCCGGCATGATTGATGCGCATGCCCACGTCATGGGCATCGGTTTTGGCGCTTTATTGCTCGATTTGTCTGACACCACCTCGCTGGAGGGTGCACTGGCCAAAATTGATGCCTTTGCGAAAGACAATCCGGGCCGTCCGTGGATCCTCGGGCGCGGCTGGAATCAGGAAAAATGGGGTCTTGGCCGGTTTCCAACTGCCGAAGAACTCGATGCAATCGTATCCGATCGCCCCGTCTGGCTGCAACGCGTGGATGGCCACGCAAGCTGGGCGAACACCGCCGCGATGGAGCGTGCTGGCGTAACCGCAGCAGATAAAGATCCGGTCGGCGGACGCATCATTCGCAAAGCCGGCAGCCGCGAACCAGCCGGAGTGTTTGTGGACGCGGCAGAGGCGCTGGTGAACAAAGTCGTTCCCGAACCGCGCCCGGAAGATCGCGATGCGGCCCTGGCGAAGGCTCAGGAAATACTGCTTTCGAACGGGATTACCGCAGTTGCGGACATGGGAACATCGATCGAGGATTGGCAGACATTCCGGCGCGCAGGCGATCTGGGCGCGTTGAATGTGCGCATCATGTCCTATGCCACCGATGGCGACACGATGGAATTGATCGCCGGGCCAGGGCCGACCCCGTGGCTGTATGAAGACAAGCTGCGCATGGGCGGCATCAAACTGTATCTGGACGGCGCCCTCGGTTCGCGCGGGGCGATCCTTAAACAGCCATATGCCGATGAACCGCAGACCAGAGGGCTTCCGCTGCTGACCCCTGCCCAGCTTCGCAATTTGATGAGCCGCGCCGCGCTCGACAATTTTCAAACCGCAATCCATGCGATCGGCGATGCCGCCAATTCTGACGTGTTGCTGGCAATCGAGGAATTGTCTGGCACCTATACAGGTGACCGGCGCTGGCGCGTTGAACATGCGCAGATCATTGATCCGGCTGAACTTGCCGAATTTGGCAAGCACGGCATCATCGCCTCGATGCAGCCTTTGCATCAGACATCCGACCGGACCATGGCGGAAGCCCGCCTCGGCCCTGACCGGCTTGATGGCGCCTATGCCTGGCGCAGTGTCCTTAAAGTCGGGGGCAAGCTGGCCTTTGGGTCGGACGCACCGGTTGAACCCACCGATGCCTTTGCCGGATTTGCAGTCGCAATCAGCCGGACCGATTCCGACGGACAGCCGTTTGGCGGGTGGCTTCCGAGTGAGACTGTGAGCCGCGAGGCTGCCTTGAAGGCTTTTACCGCTGATGCGGCCTATGCCGGGTTTGCCGACGGACATTTTGGCCGATTGATACCGGGCGAACGTGCCGACTTCCTGTTCGTGGACCGCGATCCGATGCTGGCCTCGCCCACCGCCATCAGAGATACCAGAATTCTGGAAGTATGGGTTGGCGGCAAGCGGATGCGTTGA